The following coding sequences lie in one Candidatus Zixiibacteriota bacterium genomic window:
- a CDS encoding MBL fold metallo-hydrolase, whose amino-acid sequence MNQPSAQYYLETLEVGPLQVNCYLLGCEKTRAAVVIDPAGDAPIILAAIERRRALVTAILLTHGHYDHLGAVSEIKAYCHAPIMIHRLDAECLTNPMINLSALTGDNLVCPPADRLLEEGDTVAFGEFNLKVLHTPGHTRGSASFVFDQSVFGGDLLFYGSIGRTDLPGGSFDEIERSIVRKIYTLPDDYIVYPGHGEPTTVGFERKHNAFVRHSA is encoded by the coding sequence ATGAATCAGCCGTCTGCCCAGTACTATCTCGAAACCCTCGAAGTCGGCCCGTTGCAGGTGAACTGCTACCTGCTCGGCTGCGAGAAGACTCGCGCTGCGGTGGTCATTGACCCGGCCGGTGATGCGCCAATCATCCTCGCGGCCATCGAGCGCCGACGAGCCCTGGTCACGGCGATCCTCTTGACCCACGGCCACTATGATCACCTCGGTGCCGTCAGCGAAATCAAGGCTTATTGCCACGCCCCGATTATGATCCATCGCCTCGATGCCGAGTGCCTGACCAACCCCATGATCAACCTCAGCGCGCTTACCGGCGACAACCTCGTCTGCCCGCCTGCAGATCGGCTTCTCGAAGAGGGCGATACGGTCGCTTTCGGCGAGTTCAATCTGAAAGTCCTGCACACCCCCGGGCATACGCGGGGAAGTGCCAGTTTCGTCTTTGATCAATCCGTCTTTGGCGGCGACCTGCTTTTCTACGGCAGCATCGGCCGCACCGATCTGCCCGGCGGATCGTTCGATGAAATCGAGCGCTCAATCGTTCGGAAAATCTATACGTTGCCGGACGACTACATTGTCTACCCCGGGCATGGCGAGCCCACAACCGTCGGCTTCGAGAGGAAGCACAACGCTTTCGTCAGACACTCTGCATGA
- the queF gene encoding NADPH-dependent 7-cyano-7-deazaguanine reductase QueF, with product MEPSYEDRQDHIRAWQTPSIETFRNIYADRDYEVRMETAEFTCVCPKTGLPDFATLILTYVPDALCVELKSFKEYLLAYRNQGIFHENVVSKISDDLVAALNPRRLRLEGRFNNRGGIQTTVVREYRK from the coding sequence ATGGAACCGAGCTACGAAGACCGTCAGGATCATATCCGCGCCTGGCAAACGCCGTCGATCGAAACCTTCCGCAATATCTACGCCGACCGCGACTACGAAGTGCGCATGGAAACGGCTGAGTTCACCTGTGTCTGTCCCAAGACCGGCCTGCCCGATTTTGCGACCTTGATTTTGACCTACGTTCCCGATGCACTCTGTGTCGAACTCAAGAGCTTTAAAGAGTACCTGCTGGCCTACCGCAATCAAGGTATCTTCCACGAGAATGTCGTCTCCAAGATCTCTGACGACCTCGTCGCGGCCCTGAATCCGCGCCGTCTGCGTCTCGAAGGCCGCTTCAACAATCGCGGCGGTATCCAGACTACCGTCGTCCGCGAGTATCGGAAGTAA